In Toxoplasma gondii ME49 chromosome VIII, whole genome shotgun sequence, a single genomic region encodes these proteins:
- a CDS encoding hypothetical protein (encoded by transcript TGME49_232170~Signal peptide predicted by SignalP 2.0 HMM (probability 0.967) with cleavage site probability 0.599 at residue 32~Predicted trans-membrane domain (TMHMM2.0):6-29), whose translation MTAPRRLLSSAVFLLFSLSVFSFSSLPYPVSCQIAEISQLISSALNPLSRLPIDFLGGGSSTLSSVRNEESASVSSQIADNALLSSTLQNGQKVLRTVAQTASGLIPSVIQEGILQPTDDGRRRAISLTAFNMSPLDQAIISAVGEVGSFHWTAKQPSSVTVDATPTLDSRNLRKLNLALGLHGLPPLPFAPRKINESSEEEELAVDVLIDQVIQGRPLSKDILKQYRDTVDASLYRTMQLPPVAMPGVCEGLAASPWPAPHRTGFAQASSPYRGPDGSKRLSHNFLNRAVIANNPITLFYSEDQKYLWGSSWTTIFKVARGKSSLRLVDYVAKPVEKVFADKFHGAYALLTKEEVFVVSSGDHLEAYYDKPGSNSQQIMMHPEKFDITNELANEVRFPQRPEEVIRALCMSSDGHIVWATSHGRVGVLNRNIKGGSFRKAADWLMLGTSVGYDKDLEVSNNMACDDEGGIYVVSDKFMHRVDWNGRKLKIRWEKPYATSTAGGTQAVRLGAGSGSTPSIMGEKGKKYVVITDDADIMNVLIMDAQTGEIKAAHPINFGNSSAKHTSSEQSVLVHGWRLAVVNNTPTEELKQTPNFLKMFGSPAALLLGGGEVPTRISETLTNAWPVIVGDAPKGVEQLEFNPDDNTLRVTWVNTEVSIPNGIPTMSATSGLMYGIGKRGHFGSEAAPMRGMWTLEALDWWTGESKFYYNIGMGPMVNSIYAATQVGPGEIITGTATGIVRIMEV comes from the exons ATGACGGCACCCAGAaggcttctttcctctgcagtctttctcctgttttcactttctgttttctccttttcctctctcccctaTCCTGTCTCTTGTCAAATTGCGGAGATTTCGCAGCTCATTTCGAGCGCTTTGAATCCGCTGTCGCGTCTGCCTATCGACTTCCTCGGCGGCGGGTCGTCGACCTTGTCTTCCGTGCGAAATGAAGAGAGTGCCAGTGTGTCTTCTCAAATAGCCGACAACGCTCTGTTGAGCTCCACGCTTCAGAATGGCCAGAAAGTGCTACGAACAGTTGCGCAAACAGCAAGCGGTCTCATCCCCAGCGTTATCCAAGAAGGGATTCTTCAGCCTACTGACGATGGAAGAAGGCGGGCCATCTCTCTCACTGCGTTCAACATGTCTCCTTTGGACCAAGCCATCATCAGCGCTGTTGGCGAG GTGGGGTCTTTCCACTGGACGGCGAAGCAGCCTTCGTCAGTCACTGTCGATGCAACTCCTACTCTAGATTCGCGGAATCTGAGGAAACTGAATCTCGCGCTCGGTCTGCACGGTCTTCCGCCACTGCCCTTCGCGCCGCGAAAAATCAATGAGTCgtcagaagaagaggaactcgCCGTCGACGTGTTGATCGACCAAGTGATTCAAGGACGCCCGCTGTCGAAAGACATTCTCAAGCAATACCGCGACACAGTCGACGCATCTCTTTACAGGACCATGCAGCTCCCACCTGTGGCTATGCCAGGCGTCTGTGAAGGTCTTGCCGCTAGCCCCTGGCCAGCGCCACATCGAACAGGTTTTGCTCAG GCAAGCTCGCCGTACAGAGGTCCCGACGGCTCCAAACGCCTGAGTCACAACTTCCTGAACCGGGCTGTTATTGCGAATAACCCAATCACGCTCTTCTACTCAGAAGACCAAAAGTATCTCTGGGGCAGCAGCTGGACGACAATCTTCAAGGTGGCTCGCGGAaagtcttctctccgcctggTCGACTACGTTGCCAAGCCTGTCGAGAAGGTCTTTGCCGACAAGTTCCACGGTGCCTATGCCCTTTTGACAAAGGAA GAAGTTTTCGTTGTATCTTCGGGCGACCACCTGGAGGCGTACTACGACAAGCCGGGAAGCAACTCGCAGCAGATTATGATGCACCCTGAGAAATTTGACATCACCAACGAGCTCGCCAATGAAGTTCGTTTCCCTCAAAGACCAGAGGAAGTCATTCGAGCCCTCTGCATGAGCAGCGATGGACACATCGTCTGG GCGACGAGTCACGGCCGCGTGGGTGTTCTGAACCGCAACATAAAGGGCGGAAGTTTCCGAAAAGCGGCCGACTGGCTGATGCTCGGGACCTCTGTGGGCTACGACAAAGACCTGGAGGTATCGAACAATATGGCGTGCGACGATGAAGGGGGCATCTACGTGGTGTCGGACAAATTCATGCACCGCGTGGACTGGAACGGAAGAAAGCTGAAGATCCGTTGGGAGAAGCCGTACGCGACGTCGACGGCCGGCGGAACGCAGGCAGTTCGGCTCGGCGCCGGCTCTGGCAGCACGCCGTCCATTATgggcgagaaaggaaagaaataCGTCGTAATCACCGACGACGCGGATATCATGAACGTACTGATCATGGACGCGCAGACGGGTGAAATCAAAGCAGCGCATCCGATCAACTTTGGAAACTCCAGTGCGAAACATACGAGCAGCGAGCAGTCCGTCCTGGTCCACGGCTGGCGATTGGCCGTGGTGAATAACACACCGACTGAGGAGTTGAAGCAGACGCCGAATTTCCTCAAGATGTTTGGCAGCCCCGCAGCTCTCCTGCTCGGCGGAGGCGAAGTGCCGACCCGCATCAGCGAGACGCTCACCAATGCCTGGCCGGTCATTGTCGGGGATGCTCCCAAGGGCGTCGAGCAGCTCGAGTTCAACCCCGACGACAACACTCTGCGCGTGACGTGGGTGAACACGGAGGTGTCGATTCCCAACGGAATTCCGACAATGAGTGCGACTTCTGGACTGATGTACGGCATCGGAAAGAGAGGCCATTTCGGCAGTGAGGCAGCCCCCATGAGAGGCATGTGGACCCTGGAGGCGCTCGACTGGTGGACCGGAGAATCCAAGTTCTACTACAACATAGGCATGGGGCCCATGGTCAACTCCATCTACGCCGCCACGCAAGTCGGGCCCGGAGAAATCATCACTGGAACTGCCACAGGAATCGTCCGGATTATGGAGGTGTAG